One Dermacentor albipictus isolate Rhodes 1998 colony chromosome 10, USDA_Dalb.pri_finalv2, whole genome shotgun sequence genomic window, GAGCAGCGCGATGCTCTAACCACCAGTTCATTCATCACCCAGTGGCACAACTTGGCGGAAGAATGGTTAGTGACACGGTTAGTGACCGACCAACCGACAGACCTACGAACACTGGAAAGTGCCTAAAGTACTCtaataatgctaatcacattaaaactAATTTATTCTTCTTTAACCACATGGGTAACGAGCCATACCATTCAGAAATTCTTTTAAGACTTTAGTGTTGAATACATTCAACTTCAGTGCTTGCAATTTTCTTAAACAAAACGCAAGCGCCGGCGCATAAACGGATGTTAGCACTGTGTGGAAGTGGATAAATTTGAACTAATAACTTTGGTTATTTATCTAAGAAGAAATTTGGAGGTGGAAGACGCTATGTTAGGGAACTGGCGACCAGTTATGGATCAGAAAGATTTGCGCGGATGTCGACCCAGTTTCAATCCAGTGATCTCCCTTACCCTAGTTTCATTAGTGATTGTCTTGAGCTAGCTCATGGGTGAAAGTTAAGCTTTTTCCGCGCTATCTTAACAATGACAAAAGCAAATCTGCATTGTAACAGTATGTGACAAGAATATAATTGTTTACAAATAAAGTAAAATCGTCAAGATTTCCAAAACAGTTTAGGAATTTTGTTCGAGTCAAATACAATACCTAAAAGTtggtaaagaaataaaagaagaaaatttgCATAAGAGAGGAGCGACCCAAGCCAACATGCAAATGCCTTTTCGCTGAAGAAACAGCTTGTCATAAAAATAACAGCGCCAGAGACAGCGACAAACGAACATGAACTATCAACATGCCCAACTATCTACCTTTCATATCGTCATAAAAATTCACAATTGTGTTACTTGGGTAAAATTACAGCAATTAGATAAAACTGAGGATGAACAGTCTACAGAAATCTTCAAGAATAGTGCTATCCCTAGCTTTCAAGACACACACGTGATAAGGAGCACGGATGTGCGGTCCTTGAACTGCTTGAGCCCCACTCCCCAAATTAAAAACGGTATTCTTGTATTAGTATTCCTTGACTGTCCGCTTACCAGAGTGAAAATTGTTTTGCTGTAACTACGCGGCTctcctcctcgcgttcttctctcATTTGGGTTTTTCTAGTGCTGTTCCACCATAAAGGTATCGTACCAACTAGTTTGCGACCAGAGCCTAATCAGCTCTTTTAATGTCGGCACGTGCCTTGCTTGCATAGTTTAAACTGTGCATCTTCACTCAGCTTGTACAGGGTACCCCACCTATCATGCGCCAATACTTAAACATACGAAAATGCTACATGACTAGACAAAACCAAGGTAAAGTCTACCATGCGTTCGAGATACTCAAAGaactttcttgcatttcgcctaattacgtaattattCCTAATAATTTATTCAACTGGTCAAATATTGCAATTAGATGAAAAACGTCAATGAGAAAATAGTAGAGCAAAATGACAAGCTCctgatacagttttctgttgcagCAAATAGTGTCAAGGTATTACCGACGCCTCAATATAAGCGGAACAATGCTCTGACAGTATTGCTAACGAGCTAACTTTCAACCACTTATGCTTTTTGTGCTGTTGTCCCGCTGTTTTGGATACCATATGTGCGAACCAAGATAGGCGAGAATGTGGCACTGCCAAAGAAAGAGACAAAAGCGGAGTGAATTGGCACAATATATTTGGCGAGTCGCAGTGGTACGGGAACATTCCAGGCAGGGCCATACTTTGTATTTTTATTGGCTGTCTGAGAGCGTATCGTAACACGATTCAGGCTGCATTTAAAACATCGCTTGTACCATTAAGAAACATTAAAGCCACATAACACCTTTTCAAAGACAGTTCAATTTGTTTTCAACAATATCGCGATTACTTCAGTTCAGCATGACAAGTGGAATTATGCTTCACTTCCGGTGGACGTAAATTTTCTTCCTGTTcatttaaaaataaaagaaagcctcAGGAATCTCAATGAAGGATGTTTGTCTCCTTGCAAATCACGTTTCAGATAATGTAAAAGCATTGTCGATACCATTTGTGAAAGAAAGGAGGGTGCGTTATAAAAAACTTTTTTATTTTGGATATAAGAAAGCTTGAATGTTCACGCTTTCGCACACACCATGACTTTATTGTTTGAATTCTTAGGAAACGTGCACCTTCTAAAACATAATTTCGAATGGTAGCTATTGCGTGAGTTATGTACGCGCTGCAGATCTTATCGCGAGTTTCTTTTTGAACATTCCCGCTTTAGATTTTCTGGTTCATCGTACAGTGAATACGTTATATTTAGGCTGTATGCTGTGATCCTTAATGCATCTGTTTTTATATGAAATAAGCTCCTCTGGATAGTCTCACGTTCTACAGTTTCTGATACTGGCGTACTCTGTGCAGTGCAGTGTGGCTCAATACTATTTTATTAATGGCGATTTTCGTCCTATAGGTACCACGACGCGGTTGTCCATCGATTATGAGCTTCTCATTGTTAATGGGAGTATAGGGGTGAATATGGTTCTAAAAAACTGGATTCTCAGAGCACCTTTTAACGGAAAAGTGTTATTTTATATCGCGGCTTCAAGGCCCATCCCACCAGCAGCGACTGCCACTTTGTCATGAATTGTCTCACTTCAGCAACTGAGGAGCCGCTGCTGTCCTTGCCCCTACCACTACCCATGTTATGGCATCCAATGGCGCAGCGTGGGCATCGCCGTTGAACTGTGCCCGCAATTCATCTACGCGTTAAGATAAAGCAGTAGCAAACCGCTGAAACAGACATTTGAAAACGAAATGACGCATTGCAGCCTTGATGTGTTTGCCCTTTGCGCAATCACTTCTGATGTGTGCTGTCCACAAAAGCATGAGCTTGGAGACTGCCTTTCTTTCCTCTGAGCACAACAGCTTCCGCGGGCCCATTTCGCTTCTTCACTACTTACTGTTAGTATACCGCTGTACTGTTGAAATGCGTTAGAAACGTTCAAATACCAATTTTCTACCGCACTGAACACACTCAAATTTGGAAGATTGCTGTGTTAAGTTCACGATTTAACGTGCAATTCAAGACACAAGTTCCAAAATTTCGTGTCATAGAGTCTATAGAAACACAACTTCTTTTTGTTTGACTTTTCACCTATTGTGTTTATCACTTGGAACAAAGCAAGCAAGATTCGGAACGTTACCCAGAACTAAGATTTCCAATTAGCACGACAACCAACCACCCACACAAGTATGTAGCACAAAGCGCTAAATGTACTTATTTGGCAGCATTCTTTTCTCTTGCATGTCGCTAGATGTTTCGTTAACATCAGCAGAATATTTTTTCTTAGCGAAAACTACACCCACTATATTTCTAAGttgttttcctattttttttttcaagaaataaaCATCAAGTGATCGACCGATGTTGTGGCGATGGAATAGTTGAAATCAAACTTTGACCATGGCAGTGCTTATAGACAAACTCCAATCCCCAAAGTTTGTTGGGTGCATCGCACACTTTCGGGGCAGCTATTCAGCTCCAAGGGCCTCCTTGAGGGCTGGCAGCACGTGCGTCTCCGGCAGCTTGGCGAACACGGGCACGAAGCTGTGGTCGGCAGCCTGCATCATTTCGAAGTAGGGCACTCCGCTCACTTGAGTGTTTTGCGGGCTCGTGGCTATGCTCGAGAACGAAGGATACGCTCGCATAGTAACCCCGACGCTCCACACTGGCTGTGGCGAGGAGGAACTACCGCCGACGTTGCCACTTCCGTCTCCACCAATGAGCTGCTGGCTGAGCTTGCCGTTGAAAGAGACGCCGGAAAACGCCACAGACACTCGGCCGCGATCTTCAGGAGTTGTAACGTTGTTGCCCGCGCAGTGGTAGTGGTAAATGCCTCTCATAGTCCCATCCTAAAGAGAAGAATGAAACACAAAGACTTTAATTAGCCTTATAAGCAAATTCGAGGGCTGGAGGTGATTGGTGATTGGATTTTCTTTGCGAATCGACGCAGGCTATTTAATATGCTCAGGTTTATTGGCGAATACCTGTTTTTGACCACGGGAGTATTATGTTGATTTACAACCtttctgttgtgtttttttttattggtgtGGTCAGAGTGTATCGGTCGACAACCGAGAGTAAACGAAGCATTTTCTAGCAAAATGTGGCCTCTTTCTCAATGAAATTTCACAAGTTTGGAATACATCGCAATGAATCCGCTGAAGCTGAAAAATTATGAACAATAAAACAATCATTCACGCGTGGGGAGCAAATAAGTACAAAGAAAGACAAAGGAAACTAATGTATTTTTATCAAAGAAAAGGTTGCATATACAAAATATTATTGTTCTTGGTATCGCGACTGAGTCGCAATCAATCGTTTTCGCATGGCAATCTTTCTACCTAATGGGCGAACCAGGAGGTAACTACAAATTAGGCTTAGAGTCTCTTTATCAATCCCTGTCTTGAGGAGAACAGTGAATAAGCAATAAGTTAAGCATGGATCTACAATGTGGGCGAACTTATGTAACACATAAAATGCTCTCCTATTTCAAAAGAACACGCTACAAAATAAGACTCATGCGAGTATCTCACTTAGAAAGTATCCCAACTGAACCAAACCCATTCCGTTCTGAAGGGGTACAAAATAAGGTCGAGTTACATTAAATTTGAAGCTAACATGGAGCGGGAAGACACGAGGGTGGTGTGTAACTATCAGCACGATTATATTCCCTAGAGTGCAATAACGCAGCACCTTGTGTTAAAATATCCGTAATTTCGGAAACAGCACCAAGATAGCTGCGCAAACCACGCCTCCAAATGAAGCTTACGCTCTTTGATGGCACAATATTTACGGACAAGCATAATCAACAACTGAAGAAGTTGTAAAAAGACTGCTAACTTTTTTTCTAGAGCATGGTATGCGTTTAGGATGGAAGCTTGAAGACAATCGAATTTGAAGACAACTTTATTTAATTCATTTTCTTAGCGCACTTCTACTTCGAAATAGCCCTAATACACTTTGCCCCTGAAATCGCTAATTTCGCGTTCAGAGGTGGGAGTCTTTAAACAAAGATAAAAATCTGTGGTAACGTTGCCTATTTGCATGTCGCAACATTGCCGAAGCCGTACACGCCCTAATAGAGTTATTTTACGCTCCTCAGAGGGACTGGACTCTTATTTTTCCATTATTATGAAAAAACCATCAGCTCGTTTGCTTCGTCTTGTTGGACACACTTATTCATCTTCCTTTCAAAGGACACCATCGAAAGTGAACCAAACCTTAACACATAATATGTAAAGCTTTGTGCCTCAGCAAGATTGGTGATTACAGCTTGACCAGGTACTCATTCTGTGTCTACGACTCCCTTTAAGCTCCGCTGCACTATAAATCACATGTGTTCCGCGGTTTGAATTTGTTTTAAAACCTGCCAACAGTAAGAAAACGTTACGCTGCCATGATGATAATAGGGAGTTATAGTTACGCGTCCTCAACAGCACGGGTACACAGCGCGAGATCGTGCACACATAGTGAAGCACGCTCCCACGTAGCAGCAGTAACTGTTAGCCGGACGCAAATGTTCAGAGGTGGATTGCTCGTTGGCTTGCGCGGAATTCTGTCGCGTGTGGCTGCGCGCCATCATACGTGAGCACCAGGAGCTGCCGCAGCCAATCCACACGCCTTCTTTCGTTCGAAGCCATTTTGGCCAAGCGTCTTGGAAAATCCGCTGTCGTTGGCACGCCTGAACACATTAGAACGTCACGAAGAGTTTCCAGCGGCCCCAGTGGACGCTACTTAGCGCCTGCAAAgctgcggggggagggggggggaggaaggacAAGAAGTCGTGCTtgctcctgcgtactgcgcatgcgcactactACCTCGGAGGTTTTCTGCGTACGCAGAGCGGTTGTGGACGCCCAAATGCCTATTGGCAATGACAACCCGGATTGATGAACTAAAAATAATACTGGTGGAGCTGGGAGACaagttatttctttttctgcgctACGGTGCGGGTGACAATGGAAATGAGGAAGTGGCAGATGACGTAATTTTCTACGAAGCCgttgacaacgacgacgatgtaCCAAAAGGGACGCATACAGCAAACCCGTTTCAAGCTTTTTAACTTCTTTTCGCTTTAATAcgcgcacttaaaaaaaaaaaaacctactgcCTTTGCGATATATCTTGTTCGAAGAATAATCCTCATCTGCATGGacgttcgctactttcctgtcaagcaTGTTATGCCACGCTATTTATGCTTTGTCACGTTGTTTGTGATCTGGAAGTACTAGGCGTGCAGCCTTAAATAAAAGATTGGCCTTGAAGCCCGATTACATTTAATTTTGGAGGACACGCTGACCTCGAAAGAGTGCAAGTAATTCAAAGAGCGCAGTTGCGCTCGCAGTAATAAAATATTCTCTGTTATTTGTCACGCATGTACTAATGGAACGTTGTTTGACTGCACAATAGCTTATTTTCTCATTGtgtaaattgaaaaaaagaaggctaATGACGTACGCCGACTAATGTTAAGACCACCCTTTTAATAAAATGCATTCAAATAATGGAATATTAGCACAGTGAGGCCTTGCTACAGCTTCGACATTTGAGCCTTCTGCTAGAAACGACTCCTGTGTCCACCAAATGAAAACAAGTCTCTGAAAGCTGGGTAACTGAGTTTCACAACAAAAGATAAGCCGGCAACTCTGCTGAAAAGTCAAGCAACATGTAGTCATTTAGTATGCGGGCTTTTATTTTTCTGCTCCATGCTCGTGAGGATTCAGCAGAAATGATCAAGCAGGTAAGATTGTGGGAgaactgcaataaaaatattgatTTAATTGTGTACGCAAACACCTACAAGAGAAAGTTGTGATGCGCCGTTTTTACATCTTACGTATTGCATAACGGACAAAGACGACGAAAATAAACGAAGTGTAGCATATTACGCTAACTTGCAACAGTGATACCACAAAATTTGCTACCGCTTTCATGCACTGCAACGCAAGTACTGCGCATACGTCAAGATGTGTTGCTTGCCATGCGCGCGTCCTTCGCAAGAATGCAAATTTTTGAGCTGACATTGATTTTTATGGAGCACTGATGAATCTGTCCCCTAAGTTAGAAATATTGTGAGTTTCTATATTCAGTCACGTCCATTCATTATGAGGTTTTGCATATTCTCTATCCCTCATTTTCTTAAAGCTCTATGTGATCCAGTGTAAATTTATATGCTCTTTTTAACTGTACAGGGCGAAATAGATCAGACCAGTTAGACACATAGTGCGGGTGCAATCATAGTCGGCATGACGGCCATTTGAACTGCTCACCGTGCCAACTCCTATGACGAATGGGAAGTGCCGTGCGTCATCCCTACACACGGCTTCCTGCGCAGTCACGTTGACGTCGGTAAGAAGCAGAGGCGATAGGGTGCCGTTGTACAGGGTGTACTCGGAAGAAGAAACACCGGGCACAGGAATGCTCTCGGGTAGGGTGGTTCCCATCCTAGCCACGGCATTTTGCAGCAGACTCCGGGCCTCCTGCAGCTGACTTTCCGCACACAGATCTGGGCGCTGGGTGCTCAGCGGCTGTTGAGTATGCGCTGGATCTGCAGTGTCGCATAAACGTCTTGAGCATAGGTGTGAAGCCGATATAATTTAGCGATTCACTTCTCTcgattgtattcttttttttcattcagcgtTCCCGAACGGGCGATCCTGTAGTGATAGGATAGGCGGCGCACTGCTCAGACCACTGAGAAAGtacggcattaaaaaaaaaaggaaactaaatAGAATTGTTACCTTATACCAGCCTAATTTGCGAGATGCTATTTGCGGGATGCTAAACCTTGCTAAACTGCAATGTTTAAGTGAATCAATGGCAAGAAGCCCATCGTGTACAGATCTTTGAGCAAGCTTTTCAGCAAGCAAGCGTTTGACGAAAAGACTCCCAGGACAAATTTGTCAGGCGCAGTGGACGCTACTAAGCACATGCAAagctgcggggggggggggggggggggggggcaggacaAGAAGTCGTGCTTGCTCCTTCGTGCTGTGCAGGGACAACTTGAAATACAAAATTAAACCTCGCGAATACAAACCATCGCTCGTGACTTCAATTTCCTATGCACGTGCTCATCGTGGCGACAGCTGCGTTCTTTGGGTGTAACTTTGTTCGCATCTGCTCAAATCTAGATGCATTACCATAAacaaaagccaacaaacaaatatgCAAATGTCTGCGCTGCCCAAGCTAACAAGCGCTGATTACCACATATCTTGAATCGCATCGATAATCGCAGTACCTGATGTGCGATTAACGCTGCGGGATATATTTCGGGATATGTTACACTTTCAAATGCAAAGCACCTCTTTGAGCCTCTGGAATCGTTTGCGCCATTGTATCAGCCTGCATAACATTCAGCAATGAGTGCATATGTCAGCTAATGGAGcgataataaaaataattaaaatagcCATTTAATATATATACTACCTCAAATTGTTCTGGAAGCAGTAGCAGCTACTAGCAGTAACACCAATACTTTCCGCGACTTGAACCTGCCATATTCCTTTATTCCTAATTGATTTCGATGGCTACAGGACTGTACTAATGTTGGCAGTAATGAGAAGGATGTAAATATATAATTCAAGAGTTATAAATTCGCTTTAGTTCTTCTGGATGTCTATTGGAAGATAGAAAAAGGTTTGAATGGCAACTTCTCTTTGACTACGTTGAAAAGATCCATTTCATTGACAAAACCAGCAATATTCTAATTGGATCGTGCAACACAAGAGCGAAAATCGCAAGGAACGCGCAAAATGCTGAAGTTGCGGATAACGGAAATAAATTCAACTAAATAATAGGCGCAATTCATGGTGCGAAAGCAATCAACGGTTCTTAAAAGCTTTAGTTGCTGAGTTCGTTGTTCGTTGCTTGTGCTTGTAATAACTAGGCTTATGCTTTCGTGATCCTTGGTTGAAGTGCATCAAAACACAAATGATTTACAATATTTCATGATGTTCGAGGCACAATGTAATTTGTCGCTTCCGTTTCGCATACTGGTGACAGTGGCAACCACATATTTCATGCACTAATAAAAAATTTGAGCACTTTATTAGAATGTGTTTTCTGCCTATGAACTGAGACACTCTACTGCCACATGTGTGCGTTATACACGTGAGACACTCATGACAGCCACTCTTTCACGATACGGAAAAGATCCTGACAGCAACAATGACAACGGGCAAGGCAGCTGACAAAATCAATATCTAATTGATTGCATAATAAGGCCCTTCATCTCAGCAACGCACTCAGAGAGTTTAGGCTTTGAAGATCCACGCCTCTATCCCGAGCTCGTAAAAACTAGCGGCAACAATGTTTTAGGTGACAGTGTCCCAGGCCATGTTTTCGGCAATCGGCGTGCCTTTCTTCAGGGACCGAATTCATGGAGCATTTTTTCAGCAGTAATGTTTGAAATTGGCCATCTGTTTTTGCCAATTATATGTACGACATTACGAATGACTTTCCTCTGCTATTACGAACAGTTATATCATAAAATTTTTGTGACTATGAGCCCTGCATATGAGGGCCATGATTATTTATAGCGGGCTTGGCGGAAACAAATTAGCATTCACAGTCAGCGCTTTTAAGAAGTGGCTATACTATTCGCCTTGTTCCCTAAACAAGAATACAGGGAGAGATAATGACCTCGAGTGAAGCATCTGGCAAGCCAGCTAAACCACGGAACAACCTACGGGGCTTCACCACTGagaactatctttttttttttcagtgtaccGTTCCTCATAACAAATAGCTCTTATTTCTCTGTGCCGGTAGTCTGTGCTGAAGCACTCTTTTAATATGTACTGTTTGTCATGCTGTCCGAgttatgatgttttttttttctctc contains:
- the LOC135917055 gene encoding uncharacterized protein, whose amino-acid sequence is MRSPLLGLLLALLATTLDPAHTQQPLSTQRPDLCAESQLQEARSLLQNAVARMGTTLPESIPVPGVSSSEYTLYNGTLSPLLLTDVNVTAQEAVCRDDARHFPFVIGVGTDGTMRGIYHYHCAGNNVTTPEDRGRVSVAFSGVSFNGKLSQQLIGGDGSGNVGGSSSSPQPVWSVGVTMRAYPSFSSIATSPQNTQVSGVPYFEMMQAADHSFVPVFAKLPETHVLPALKEALGAE